A single window of Vigna unguiculata cultivar IT97K-499-35 chromosome 1, ASM411807v1, whole genome shotgun sequence DNA harbors:
- the LOC114191780 gene encoding protein MAINTENANCE OF PSII UNDER HIGH LIGHT 1, translated as MACAFHATLAANSCAFSSRRFSLKHPKTSKRRFGLFTVRADSDDSDCNEEECAPDKEVGKVSVEWLAGEKTKVVGTFPPRRRPGWTGYVEKDTAGQTNIYSVEPAVYVAESAISSGTAGSSSDGAENTAAIVAGLALISVAAASSILLQVGKNAPPQIQPTEYTGPSLTYYINKFKPPEITEVSVRSEAEAEPSLAVQPDSAAPDLSQVQVEAQIQPETPDVNIQS; from the exons ATGGCTTGTGCATTTCATGCAACTTTAGCAGCCAATAGCTGTGCCTTTTCTTCCAGAAGATTCTCCTTGAAGCACCCCAAAACCAGTAAGAGAAGGTTTGGTTTGTTCACTGTTAGAGCTGACTCTGATGACTCTGACTGCAATGAGGAAGAATGTGCCCCGGATAAGGAA GTTGGGAAGGTCAGTGTGGAATGGTTAGCCGGTGAGAAGACAAAGGTAGTCGGTACTTTCCCACCACGCCGTCGGCCGGGTTGGACCGGATATGTTGAGAAGGACACTGCTGGGCAGACAAACATTTATTCAGTTGAG CCAGCAGTTTATGTGGCAGAAAGTGCTATAAGTTCAGGAACTGCTGGCTCTTCTTCTGATGGAGCTGAGAACACTGCAGCAATTGTTGCAGGCCTTGCCCTGATCTCAGTTGCTGCAGCATCCTCAATACTCCTACAAGTTGGTAAGAATGCTCCTCCTCAGATCCAGCCAACTGAATACACAGGGCCATCACTTACCTACTACATCAACAAGTTCAAGCCGCCGGAGATTACTGAAGTGTCCGTGCGTAGCGAGGCAGAGGCAGAGCCATCGTTGGCCGTTCAACCAGACTCGGCGGCCCCCGATCTTTCCCAGGTTCAGGTTGAAGCTCAAATCCAGCCTGAGACCCCAGATGTGAACATTCAATCATAG
- the LOC114191789 gene encoding uncharacterized protein LOC114191789, giving the protein MDTQKIQPEKQSSSAATTPVVSSCRKKKNEEAAFLEDLKEHIDEFLSASVDEHKSCFKKTIQKMFGLSKAVTEGHSNASKEVESSLPLRTTVQD; this is encoded by the exons ATGGACACCCAGAAAATCCAACCAGAAAAGCAGTCCTCTTCCGCAGCAACTACTCCGGTTGTTTCTTCTTGTcgaaagaagaagaatgaagaaGCTGCTTTCTTGGAAGATTTGAAGGAACACATTGACGAGTTTTTAAGTGCTTCTGTGGATGAACACAAAAGTTGCTTTAAGAAAACAATTCAAAAG ATGTTTGGTTTGTCAAAGGCTGTTACAGAAGGGCACTCCAATGCTTCCAAAGAAGTAGAAAGTTCTCTACCTCTTAGGACAACTGTACAGGACTAG
- the LOC114179443 gene encoding protein RADIALIS-like 1 — protein sequence MASSSMSSTGSWSVKDNKAFERALAVYDKDTPDRWYNVAKAVGGGKTPEEVKRHYELLLRDVRHIESGQVPFPNYTQSGGSQEEKRLRNLKLQ from the exons ATggcatcaagttcaatgtcttccACTGGGTCATGGAGTGTTAAGGACAACAAGGCCTTTGAAAGGGCTCTAGCTGTTTATGACAAGGACACTCCTGACCGTTGGTACAATGTTGCTAAGGCTGTTGGTGGAGGTAAGACCCCAGAGGAAGTGAAGAGGCACTATGAACTCCTCCTCAGGGATGTTAGGCACATTGAATCAGGTCAAGTGCCCTTCCCAAATTACACTCAAAGTGGAGGCTCTCAAGAGGAGAAAAG GCTCAGAAACTTGAAGCTTCAGTGA